The segment ACAATCGCATACAGTGATATCTCTATCTAGGGTTACGATTACAAAATTCTCAACTACAACATACCTTACTTGGACATGTGTAATAGGGTCTTCCTGGATTATTGTTAGTAGTTGAAGTCCGAATTACAACAGCAGGCCCATAAGCACATTTAATCACCCCTGATTTGAAGGAGAGAAGGTGTAACGGATTCAACGATGGAGAAATTGAAAGAAACTCAAGATTAGGGTCGATATGATGAAAAGGCGACTATTTAAAAATCGTTGGCAATGGTAAATGACTATTATACCCCCAACGTGCAAGGCGCGTGGGGTGTCTAACGGAAACAATTGACGGGTTGTAAAAATAGGGACTAGGCGCGTTACACAATTAAAACTTGAGGACAGTCCGAGttagaaaaataagttagggaccaagtgtGCAATTTATactaaaccacaaggaccattcgcGTAATTTACTCTTTATGAAAATTATgcattaaaacttataaaactcGTGAATTCACAACTTACTACTTAGATTTTCTTATTAATAACAGTTAAAGCTAACATTAAAAAAActaaacaataaataaaacattaaaacatCGCAATCACaacttaaaaaacataaattaacatttttttttttgagaaaacacTAACATGATAACCCACATTCTAAACTATATTcacaacataaaaaaatataaaacataagttatgaataacaattttatacaaatattataacaaataagGAAACAAACTtggattcacaacttaataatagtgaattcacaacttaattttttatgcaaatattataaaaaaaaaacttggatTCACAAATTAATAGTAGTTAAAACTAATATTaacaaaaaataagtaaaaattaGAGATTTAAACATTAAATTCACACATTAACAAaaggaaaaatgataaaaaaaaatgaaactaaTTTTATAATGAAATTCAAAGTTCAAtacaataaattcaaaatttaataCAAAATTTCAAACTTTCATTCAAAGTTGAATACAATATTTCGGACACTCATTTACAATTTAATATATCAATTCAGACATTTATTTACAATTTAATGACTTATACTAATCTACTAATACATTTTATTAAACATCTTGTATATATTCCAAATTTTAagattatataatattttataattagAGATCCAAAGGATCAATCTCTTAATATTTCATCTAGGATTAGAAAATTAATGCTCATATTATTTAAAAGTTCATTTGATTCGTATATGTCTCAATTACTAATATTCAAAAACTTCTTTATTTGTTTTGAAGAAAAATATGCGACAACTTAAATAATTAATGAAAATGAAAAACTTAATAACAATTGTTGTTAACTAATTCTTAATATAATATTATTTCATCTAAGTAAATGTGTTCCTATTAATAAATGTAAAAGGAATGAGCTGTATGACTATTTTTCTTGGAACGGAGCAATATCGCTATATAGCAATATGTGTAGTACAGGGCCGGTCCTGAGGATTCAAATGCACAGGACGAACCGGAAAAAAATGCCCTAAGCCCTAACGTGAAACGACTAAGAATaactaaattattttttaaaaacgaCTATAAACTTTATAGCAATAAACAAAGCAAAAACATAGTATTTTAATGAGTAATTACATATTGTAACAGCTAGCCGACGATTTGTGAAGCTCTCCTAGCATTCTTGATAGCAAATTGGTTGATCAACTCATCGTACTCTATATTCTCTAAGATTTCGTTCTCGATAGATATCATGGCCAAACCGCTAAGTCTTTGTTGGTTCATTGCTGAGCGTAAGTAAGATTTCAACAACTTCAATTTCGAAAAATTTCTTTTTGCAGATGCCACTGTTACTGGAATAGTCAACAATATTCTATATGCAATGCTTGCATTTGGGAAATAATCAAGTtctttcaaaaacttcaaaacatcTATAGGGTTGTTAAATTCATTGGTGTCCAATGTCTCAAATAATTTCAACTCTGTATAAAGTTCTTCAGCATCAATATCCGATCTTTCTTCAAACTTGAGTGCTTTTTCAAGGCGATGACAAGACGACTTAAGATCTTTATCTTCCATTCCCTTCAAATTATGtggaaataaaaaaccaaataatttGTCATACTCTTTGAATTGTTCAAATCTTGTCTCAAGAGAAGAACTAGCTTGATCAACAATGTATAAGAAATAATTGACTCTGAAATTCTCTTCGGctataaatgaaacttattcgcTACTTGAACTCTCATCAAACCTTCTTTTCCTTTGAATCAAACGCTTTTGTGGAAATATTGGATCAATACCCAATTCAATAGCAATCTCCTTAGCTTCAATAATCGCTTTAGAAAAACCAGTTTCTCTATAATCTTTGAAGTATTCAATCAATTTGTTTatttctttaatagcattatcAACATGCATATCCTTTGACTGTAACTTTTTACTCACAATATTCACATGGTTTAATACTTGATACCAAATAATTGTTGATACCAAAGTCACCAAGTTCTTTCTCTGCCAATGAAGTTGCTTCACTTGCAACCGCAACATCATTATCCTTTTCTCCAACTTCAAGTAAAGCTTCTCGTACATCAACAAGTTGCATTTTAATAGCCTTTACACTCTCAACCCGACTTTCCCAACGAGTTTGACACACTGACTTAAGACTCGAAGCTTTAACATTATCTTTCAAAATTTCCCACCTCTTAGTAGAATTTGCAAAGATAGTATAAATACGTTGGATGAGTCCAAAATAGTTCTTTCCTTTAACGCACTTGTTAGCATATCACATAATGTAAGATTAAGAGAATGGCAACCACAAGGAGTGTAAAATGCTCTAGGATTTAGATCTAAAAATCTCTTTTGACTCCTTGGTGCTTTCCTTTCATGTTTGCTCCATTATCATAGCCTCGACCACGCATATCATCAATTTCAAGACCAAGAGACTTTAACTCCTCAAGTGTAATATCAATAGTCGTTTTCCGGTGGTATCATCAACATTCACAAAATCTAAAAATGACTTCTCCACAGTAACAAAATTATATGATAACTTTAAATACCTCACTATCATAGTCATATGTTCTTGGTGACTTGAATCAAGAGTACAATCAAGTATGATTGAGTAGTACTTTGCTTCCTTTATCTTCTTGATAAGTTCTTTTTTAATTTCTTGAGCTATCAAAAGTATTAATTCATTTTGGATCGTGTGCCCAAGATAATGCACATGAAGTTCGTCACTTGTGATCCGCAACACATGCTCTTTGATAACCGGATCAAACTCTTCCAACATTTCAATGACACCCAAAAAAAAATCCATTATCTATTAAGTACAATTAACAAATAAGAAGTGGAATCAGTTATAATAATTAACAAAAAGGTATTTGGTGGAattggataaaaaaaaatataaaatttataattaCCTTTATCATACAACTTTTCATTTGATCCACGGAATGCTAAATTATGTTTAGCAAGAAACTTCACTACTGCAATGATTCTCAAAAGGACTTGTTTCCAGTAATCTCTTTCTTTCTTGAATTGCTCGTATTGAATtttatcaattgtttcattcAAGTTCAATCGTTTATGCATATCAAACCATTTATTCCTATTTGTAAGATGATCCAAGGAAGTTTCATGTTCTTTAACTCTAGTGGTAACATGGTGCCAATCTGAATAACCTTCATCGCCCAATTTACCTTTAGAAATCCCTTTTCTAAACACTTTACAACAGAAACAAAATACCTTGTCAAGCTCTTTTGAATATACTAGCCATTCTCTATCACACTTCTCCAAATATGGTAAAGTTCTTGTATATAATGTTGCGGAAAATCGTCTACCATTTTTATCGTAAGGACCATACATAATACTAGTATCTCTTTTAGGACCTCTTTCGACCAAAAGTTTTATCTCCTCATGATTAAGTTTTTTCCACCTTCTTGGATCACATATATCAACAAGCTATTTAACGGGCTCTACCTCTTCTGCCTCTTCTAATACTACTTCTACATGCTCTTGctcttcaacatgatcttcaaCATGCTCTTCAACGTGCTCTTCAACATGGTCTTCAACGTGATCTTCAACATGCTCTTCAATAGGTTTTATATGGATAAACTTATCTAGAGAACCAACGTCAGCCTTTCTCTTTTCTTCATCAAGTTTTCTCTTTTTACGTTTTTAAAAACCGGATGGTTGTTTAGACTTCATCACTACAAGTTCAACAGTTTCAAACTTTGaactttcaacattcaatttaCATCAATCGATAAACATAATTGATAATCTCATAATCTAATTTCAATTTCTGATAAACAGTTAACACTTAACTTATTCTAATTTCTCATAATTCGATTTCTGCTTTCAACATACATTAACATATTCTAATTTCTCAATTATCATAATCTtatttcttatttcaaaattcagTTTTTGATCAATTATAATCTTATTAATCTGATTTTGTGATTCAATTTCAAGTTCATTAGTTCAACTATTCAACATTCAGAAAAAGTAGAAAACATTCaagttcattattatttattaaggAGATTGTAAAGATGAAGTCCAAAAGTTAAGAACAAGATCTAACAACAGACATGGCTAAGGAGATTGTACAGATGAAGTCACAGATTAAAGGACTGAATATGCTTCAAAATCTTAAGGACTATCAAACTATACATTATAATGAATTTTGTGTAGATGGTCAATGATAACATTCTGAGCCCTGATTTTTTATAAGATTATATATAATCTGGTAACATTCACATTCAATTAATCATAACTATTATTAAGTAGTTCATTATTCACTAATTCTGATAAGTTGTTTCTGAAAAGTGTGCAATGACAAAACTTAAAGAATGATTAACTGGAAGTGGATTCTGGTCTTctggaacaaaaaaaaaaacaagaaaaatagcgactacaagaaaaatagcaaCTGATAAATTGAAAATACCGTTGTTGCCCCTTTAAGCCTTTTGATTTTTTGAAATCTGAATGAATAAATAATACTTTGTAATCGCAGAAAAATCAATCGTCCCTTCCTCACGCAGTCACGCTCTCTGTACGCTGTTGTTCGCTCACGATCACATAAAACCGGACAGCATTCTGCCTATGTGGATCGCTAGAGTTGGACTTCTAATGAAAGCTGGGCCTAAATTTGATTTAATTTTTTGTTACATATAATATAAGTAAAAAAAATTGGGCCCCTGAAAATAAAAGGCCCTGTGCATAGGTCCTTCTTACCCCCCCTTATCATCGGCACTGGTGCAGTAATTGCGCAAATCAATAAATGTAAAAGAAAGCTATATGCCATCTAGCAATTAAACAATTGTTGAACATCTCGATCAAAGCAAATGACAAAAACATATTCACGCAACGGAGAAATTGATAACCTTGAATACGGCATATGTACCTTGCAAAGTTGCAATTGTTCTAGCATCTCCATAAAATCATCGGACATTCATCTTCGTTTTGCAGTTATAACATCACAGACGTTTTCAACtcaaaattcacaatttaaattttacataatttatttaaaattagagATATTTGCATAATGCGTTTTTTATCTCATATTTAAAagggagaatttcatatatgcccCTCTTAAacctcaaaatattatatttgcccaacttaatttatcaatatcatatttacccttcataaatcttcaaaatctcatatttgcccaaatccttttataatgttttaatattttataatcattttttataccttaggattattataataattaaaaaatttaacCATTTTATCCTTACGTCTATGATAACGGAATGTGAACTTCTAAATTGTTGGAATGTCGTCCTCTTGACAAACAAAAAGATTCGTCTTCAACCCACTCTATAGAatgtatattttgattttttagcttttgttgtttttgattattATAATGTTGTAGATAAAGGATATTTTAGATATTATCATTGACATTTTGTTGTTTAAAAAGTGCATAtacgatattttgatatttaagaagggcatatatgatattttgataatttttaaaaaggatatatatgatattttgaaattttattaatGGTAAATATGATACTTAGAAATTTTATGATCaaaagaatactaattaaataaatggtctAATTGTGTAATCATCCATTTCTTTAATAGTGGGCTTGTAGTCCATGGTGTAttgagttgggctaaaacccatgagatgctccatggatgctccatggtggatttgaacccatggatccaagaaatgaaaagtcatgtcatttagggtttacatggtgtaacactacttgtgacacactataaaatGGATGTGTTAACtatcaaaatcggccactagtgaagAACAAGAGGGCATAGCTGATTTCTAAGTGTGttgcatttctctctaagttattccaagtgtacttggtgttgtgtgaagcatttgaggcatctcATTTGGGGTGCttggctcacaaggttctcaaaggaattccagcaacaaaaggtatgtatttcttactaGCTTTcatgttaaaagttccccatgtatgctagataagatatgaaccttggaaaatcaaatttgcatgtattatagttaaacatagatccaaggtttctagggttgcatgtacaccataggagtgttagaatgctcaaaactcatcagcggtatcagagcctaggcttgtttacttgatacttTATGCAAACTTGTTTTTTCAAAAGCCAAAAACTGCCAGACAAGAAAACTCGAAGACTTCTGGCcaaaaactcatcgagttcatgtgttattgcatgaactcgacgagttccttgatgaactcgatgagtttgtcATCCAGTGAGCAAGGTTtggagttttgctgctggaaatggactagaaacattaccctaaacttttttagtgttataaaacttgttttagatggtgtaatggttatgctaatccatttacaatggctaatatcaaaattccatgtttatatgtgttcatgtgattcttgaagttttgatatgcatgttcatgttcttatgaattattgttagatcataggaattacttgctaaattgtttaatgattaattcttgatcaattatgtgtttaatgggatccataacttgtcctcaaattatggataACCAAGAGTCACTTTCTTTTAATGTccatttaaaacacataagttacataaaaatgaagagtcttcacttTTATGAACTATTAACTCATAAAtaatgaaatgaagagttttgaatagtttcaaaacttgccctcaagttttggaatttgtaatgtTGCACATTtaagaatactttaattccaaacccttagagttttaaaagttaaaattcaacccttataatatTATAGCATTaatgattaataattatatatatgtataagatcaagtcgttttaccgttagtaggcctcattcatgaagccggtctataagggggtataaggttgttgcttacaaaatggtagcttaatgggtgtccactctcacccaccgtttccttgatcggtggagggtcgttagccgaaagggtaggacaatgactttaattctcattaaaagtatgataattattataaagtaactaaatgttttataattcccaatcttagttactttaggaaaatgtgaatattgtGTTAACCCAttaaattcacactttgtaccttaccaagtcgttggtggagcgtgtgtgggtaaccgacacactaacttggactagtaaggataacaaagggtgacttaatatttatcataaatCGGTGGAAcacgtgtgggtaaccggcacattgattaggtgataatattaagggtaccaagtgaatttgcatggttattcacacctggttttgtgatcctcggcatcccaatcataaaacttgaagggcacattcgagattgaaacatgtcattgaaaaagtttaatgaatctcaaaagaacctAGGGATTTCAAAAcctaattttttatttcattttcatggcggaaattggtgaatcgtcattcacctaccttcaaatatgttatggcttagattacgacatcctacttctaagttataatatattgtgttgggtcctagccttaatattacatttgggtgttttattaaggactctatatatttaatctaaacttgttttcttcctttcagatgtcttccaacaacaatgcttcgagctccaaccctacaggctccttctctctcatgaacctttgtgggagagtcatcttcgatggcacaaactttatggattggatccatAATATAAGGATGGTCActtgttacgaggacaaggaatatgtcctcgataaggagcttaaggaaatttaTGAGTCCActactactcctgaggagatcgctgaattcaggacacatgagagagatgccactaaAGTGACATGCATTATCATGGCCACAATGTCAGCCGAGctctaaaagtcctatgaggactattacccttttgagatacACCAgcatttgatggaaaggtaccatcaaagtgctcgtcaagagcattatgaaataatctcctccatgatcacaacccgaatgaagaatggtgaacccatcacgggccacatgcaaaatatacaaaggtatgtggaccatttgctgaaactgaatgttaactttcctgaggagttggcaattgacatcattttgctttccttaccttcgtgttatgaccAATTTTGAAAtccataccacatgaacaaagaggaagatactctcaacaaacttcagggacttttgAAGACCGAAAAAAGtgttcttaaaggtaagtcggttgttacttctACTCTTACACTGACAGCTACctctgttttggctatcgggcaaggtaaagggaaaaagaggaagaccccttcgaagggtaccaaggaagagtctcttgaaggctcctcatatGGAACCAAAAGTGGTTCtatcactccttctgccaaccccAAAGAGgctgagtgcttctattgccagactaaggggcactagaagcgaaactgcccaaaatacttgcaagatgtcaaggatgggaaagtaaaaccatcccatgcaggtatatacactatattgtctaataattcaccatattctaactcttgggtccttgatacaggttgtggtattcatatatgttctgatttgcagggcctaagaagaagtgaggatgtggagctgtagtagtgttgattatgatggcatgtgcggaattaagaaagatctagtgattcatcatgtaaaatcaagaacaaaaggagtaaataaatctttgtaagctcttattagatctagaaagattatacaaatgggtttgtatacaatttctctctctagtctaacactccaaaatggactcttacataatgggagtcactcacttcctatttataggaaaagactcaacccatttacacatagaaagaggaaagcctaaaacattacatccaagcatgactttgcaccctaacattctccccctcaaagttaggattggatgtccggctttaatctctaacgagctagcgcgatcaagaccaaactccccctcgaagtaacaccggtcttcaaatccgcaaatgaatattcgacaaacccaagaagcttcgaatacccatcattctccccctttttataatcaaaaaatgattataaaacccactaaggatgagaagcgcctgaGGAATAGTgttcacaatactcccccttgatgtgtaccaaaaatgaatcaccaaaaatcttgcacggaaaaacaatcacggaaaagccacaaaaaattttccaatttatgaaaatttttgactttttgagtgaaagttgcaagatttttcaaaatccgggtagaaattgtcactttctgaaattTCCAGGGACctgttgcgccaaaaacagtcaaatatgcgaaactctagcccatttgagaaaccgggcataaagcgtaaattcggacaaactgcaaggaccaaaactgaaaattctgcaTTTTTTCAGCTTTTAATTACCCATatgcgaagttgggtataaactgtcattTATCAGGGGTCAAATTCGAAACTTTTTgctttcttccccaattcacCATATGTAGTGAAAGACTTCGCACGTTCCTTACTTC is part of the Lactuca sativa cultivar Salinas chromosome 7, Lsat_Salinas_v11, whole genome shotgun sequence genome and harbors:
- the LOC111877276 gene encoding uncharacterized protein LOC111877276, translated to MQLVDVREALLEVGEKDNDVAVASEATSLAEKELGDFGINNYLSKDMHVDNAIKEINKLIEYFKDYRETGFSKAIIEAKEIAIELGIDPIFPQKRLIQRKRSSSLETRFEQFKEYDKLFGFLFPHNLKGMEDKDLKSSCHRLEKALKFEERSDIDAEELYTELKLFETLDTNEFNNPIDVLKFLKELDYFPNASIAYRILLTIPVTVASAKRNFSKLKLLKSYLRSAMNQQRLSGLAMISIENEILENIEYDELINQFAIKNARRASQIVG